The Nitrospira sp. genome contains a region encoding:
- a CDS encoding class I SAM-dependent methyltransferase: MKPAATVHSPQHLTGETLSLLAWRIPDLVVYQQADDEFWVAPLDDQLPLVRLNRAGTDMLRSMNGHNTVGNLLETYGTRVCGPDGQPGQWHLERWATPNYSLCYYGAEPPGGHTHKAKWDILLQQVREGWSGQEGFEGEEHLEEFHRHELAHSEGDDRHFDLIETTVSHLFRAPSEALSGLTYGRLLMRQLRRLGWFNPKPKVLLEIGGGLGYVAQELGKDLLPFEKLGIKYLSLDITRPFLNLQVTRAQAGGWNVTGTRANAECLPFADHSIDLVIDNENMADMTPVQLSRHELACGVGETAQHQEALDWIRRLRISIEASLPESVIFNLGPIRFVAELWRVLKPGGRAFLTEFGIDEGWPAPVKLPGHTEYEVQYSHLRQAVRSLGFQERYLALPQFLGLKPDTKVLCTGATYTIQRFCQAVNRPFDVRAYTEEELQRALGDMLPKLQGLHYHDLADPAWFGLQDFKVLLLEKPGGAPKAQFTESKGYRWYSQK; this comes from the coding sequence ATGAAACCCGCTGCCACCGTCCACTCTCCCCAACACCTGACCGGCGAGACCCTAAGTCTCCTTGCCTGGAGGATTCCCGACCTCGTTGTGTATCAACAGGCCGACGATGAGTTCTGGGTAGCCCCGCTCGACGACCAATTGCCGTTGGTGCGATTGAACCGCGCCGGGACGGACATGCTTCGCTCTATGAACGGCCACAACACCGTGGGCAACTTGCTCGAAACCTATGGCACCCGCGTGTGCGGACCCGATGGTCAACCGGGGCAGTGGCACCTCGAACGATGGGCCACGCCAAACTACTCGCTTTGCTATTACGGGGCCGAGCCACCGGGGGGCCACACACACAAGGCAAAGTGGGATATCCTGCTACAGCAAGTCCGCGAAGGCTGGTCAGGTCAAGAAGGGTTCGAGGGGGAAGAGCACCTGGAAGAATTCCACCGCCATGAGCTCGCCCACAGTGAAGGCGACGATCGTCATTTTGACCTGATCGAGACCACCGTCTCCCACCTGTTCCGTGCACCGAGCGAAGCACTGTCTGGCCTGACCTACGGCCGACTCCTTATGCGCCAACTACGACGACTGGGGTGGTTCAATCCCAAGCCGAAAGTCCTGCTGGAAATCGGTGGTGGCCTTGGTTACGTCGCACAGGAGCTGGGCAAGGATCTGCTCCCCTTCGAAAAATTGGGGATTAAATATCTCTCGCTCGACATCACGCGACCGTTCCTCAACCTCCAAGTCACTAGGGCTCAAGCAGGCGGATGGAATGTCACCGGCACACGTGCCAACGCAGAATGTCTCCCGTTCGCCGATCATTCCATTGATCTCGTCATCGACAATGAGAACATGGCGGACATGACGCCGGTGCAATTGAGCAGACACGAATTGGCGTGCGGAGTCGGGGAGACGGCGCAACATCAAGAAGCACTGGATTGGATCAGACGCCTTCGTATCTCGATCGAGGCAAGCCTGCCTGAATCCGTGATCTTTAACCTCGGGCCGATTCGCTTCGTCGCAGAACTGTGGCGGGTACTCAAACCCGGTGGCCGGGCGTTTCTCACGGAGTTCGGCATTGACGAAGGATGGCCGGCTCCAGTGAAACTGCCTGGGCACACCGAATACGAAGTCCAATACAGTCACCTCCGGCAAGCAGTGCGCTCGCTGGGCTTCCAAGAACGATACCTTGCACTTCCCCAGTTTCTGGGACTGAAGCCGGATACAAAAGTTCTATGCACCGGCGCCACCTATACCATCCAGAGATTCTGTCAAGCCGTAAACCGGCCCTTCGACGTGCGCGCCTATACCGAAGAGGAATTACAGCGGGCGTTAGGTGATATGCTCCCCAAGCTGCAAGGCCTCCACTACCACGACCTCGCCGATCCGGCCTGGTTCGGCCTCCAGGACTTCAAGGTGCTGTTGCTTGAAAAACCCGGCGGCGCGCCGAAAGCCCAATTCACCGAAAGCAAAGGTTATCGCTGGTATTCGCAGAAATAG
- a CDS encoding pentapeptide repeat-containing protein, with the protein MLKRIARCWYVALMVVCVIGTYLPEAGAACVVETLSSETETGIVVHLSPTCSPAEREAHAVPSATVMDAIAKGRPVDLTGVIVRGDLIFDTLAVDTPSNLQRAVPETRTQGGHADDDEQRLVRAVLRIRDSVVLGALRHHSAKGTLRFEGPVDFQGSRFKQGVDLSRSVFRGPVELSGAIFEKEAFFVHGQFAREVGCRETRFGPSTRFHQSTFGASVDCTGALFDGMAEFLEVSFEQPAVFERSRFGSGTGFSGSRFKSRINFGDAIFSRETYFGFAVFESEVVFAGAQFLGPTDFSSAEFRQRDDLVKARFDQPPLLAQTKRLEQDQSSGLAQTRTGQYALTVTFLVVAALLVAYAIRLK; encoded by the coding sequence ATGCTAAAGCGCATAGCGCGTTGCTGGTATGTAGCCTTGATGGTTGTCTGTGTCATCGGAACTTATCTCCCTGAAGCCGGTGCAGCGTGCGTCGTCGAGACGCTCTCTAGTGAGACCGAGACGGGGATAGTTGTTCATCTTTCGCCCACGTGTTCGCCGGCTGAACGTGAAGCCCATGCTGTGCCGAGTGCAACGGTCATGGATGCGATAGCCAAAGGGCGTCCTGTCGATCTCACTGGTGTGATCGTCCGTGGAGATCTCATCTTCGATACCCTCGCGGTAGATACGCCATCCAACCTCCAGAGAGCTGTTCCTGAGACACGGACCCAAGGGGGGCATGCTGATGACGACGAACAGCGATTGGTCCGTGCAGTGCTGAGGATAAGGGACTCGGTGGTCTTGGGGGCGTTACGCCATCATTCCGCCAAAGGCACACTCCGGTTTGAAGGGCCTGTTGACTTTCAGGGGTCTCGTTTCAAACAGGGTGTGGATCTCTCGCGGTCAGTATTCCGGGGACCGGTTGAGCTTTCCGGGGCCATATTCGAGAAAGAGGCCTTTTTCGTTCATGGGCAGTTTGCTCGGGAAGTGGGTTGTAGGGAAACGAGGTTTGGACCCAGCACCAGATTTCATCAGTCCACGTTTGGGGCTTCAGTGGACTGTACCGGCGCTCTTTTTGACGGAATGGCGGAATTTCTGGAGGTGAGTTTCGAGCAACCGGCGGTATTCGAGCGGTCGAGATTCGGTTCGGGGACCGGATTCTCCGGAAGTCGTTTCAAGAGTCGGATCAACTTCGGCGACGCGATCTTCAGCCGTGAAACCTACTTTGGGTTTGCAGTTTTTGAGAGCGAGGTGGTGTTCGCCGGTGCCCAGTTCCTGGGACCGACTGACTTTTCAAGTGCTGAGTTCAGACAACGAGACGATCTTGTGAAGGCACGGTTCGACCAACCACCTCTCTTGGCCCAAACAAAACGACTTGAACAGGACCAGTCAAGTGGCCTCGCTCAGACCAGGACAGGGCAGTATGCCCTTACCGTAACCTTCCTCGTGGTGGCAGCGTTGCTGGTAGCCTACGCGATAAGGCTCAAGTAA
- a CDS encoding segregation/condensation protein A gives MDSPAEGSEQTELPYQVRVEKFEGPLDLLLHLIKKNEINIYDIPVAMIAQQYLEYLEAMEELNLNVAGDFLVMAATLLQIKSKMLLPVDETAEDEEDGPDPREELVRRLLEYKTYKEAARQLDDQEKTWREIFWREDTPAFDQVEIDEDLSLENVSLFDLVDALKEVLERNPSSRLLEIMPDNLTVRERMNLILEMLEGKDSVSFAALFEGPSHRLTVVVTFLALLELMRLRVARVFQAETFGPILVSRMFSLVPDPAELDEVDVEWRGA, from the coding sequence GTGGATTCTCCAGCTGAAGGTTCTGAGCAAACAGAGCTTCCCTACCAGGTCCGCGTCGAAAAATTCGAGGGACCACTCGACCTGCTGCTCCATCTTATTAAAAAGAATGAGATCAATATCTACGACATCCCGGTCGCGATGATTGCTCAACAATACCTCGAATATCTGGAAGCCATGGAAGAATTAAATCTCAACGTGGCGGGGGATTTTTTGGTCATGGCGGCGACATTGTTGCAGATCAAATCCAAAATGCTGCTGCCGGTGGATGAGACGGCTGAAGACGAGGAAGATGGGCCGGATCCACGAGAAGAGCTCGTTCGCAGATTGCTCGAGTATAAGACCTACAAAGAGGCGGCGCGTCAGCTCGACGATCAGGAAAAAACGTGGCGCGAGATCTTTTGGCGTGAGGACACTCCAGCATTCGATCAGGTTGAAATTGACGAAGATCTTTCGTTGGAGAATGTGTCTCTGTTTGATTTGGTTGATGCCCTCAAGGAGGTTCTTGAGCGGAATCCTAGCAGCCGCCTTCTTGAAATCATGCCCGACAACCTCACGGTTCGTGAACGAATGAACCTCATTCTGGAAATGCTCGAAGGCAAAGATTCGGTTTCGTTCGCTGCGCTGTTTGAAGGGCCAAGTCATCGGTTGACGGTTGTCGTCACATTCCTGGCATTGCTTGAATTGATGCGGCTTCGAGTTGCACGCGTGTTTCAAGCAGAAACATTCGGACCGATTCTCGTGTCACGGATGTTCTCGCTGGTGCCTGATCCGGCAGAGCTCGATGAGGTCGATGTAGAATGGAGGGGAGCATGA
- the scpB gene encoding SMC-Scp complex subunit ScpB: MGELQAILESLLFVSSEPLSLARLTAVLGNVATVEVESALLNLGQTFEQEGRGVRLAKIAGGYRLVTRQEHAPWIKRLDKAKTAAKLSRSALESLAIIAYKQPLVRSEIEEIRGVETSGVLRTLLERKLVRIVGRKEVPGRPIMYGTTRFFLEHFGLSDLSQLPPLREFKELGDAEQSLLPMDGGDISSGDESIETAELDAEQSVSAEPQASAILDEIFDPLQATQ, encoded by the coding sequence ATGGGTGAGCTTCAGGCCATCTTGGAGTCGCTGCTTTTCGTCTCTTCGGAACCGCTGTCCTTGGCGCGTCTCACGGCGGTGCTCGGAAATGTGGCAACGGTTGAAGTGGAATCAGCGTTGCTCAATCTCGGTCAAACGTTTGAACAAGAAGGGCGTGGCGTGCGGCTGGCCAAAATCGCGGGAGGGTACCGCCTCGTCACAAGACAGGAGCATGCCCCCTGGATCAAGCGGCTGGACAAGGCCAAGACGGCGGCGAAACTGTCGAGGTCTGCCTTGGAATCACTGGCGATCATTGCCTACAAACAACCATTGGTTCGGTCAGAAATCGAAGAAATCCGAGGAGTGGAAACCTCCGGTGTGTTGCGGACCCTGCTGGAGCGAAAGTTGGTGCGAATCGTTGGGCGTAAAGAGGTTCCGGGGCGTCCGATCATGTATGGGACGACAAGATTCTTTCTAGAGCATTTTGGTTTGAGCGATCTTTCACAACTCCCGCCCCTTCGCGAGTTCAAAGAACTTGGTGATGCGGAGCAGTCACTTCTTCCAATGGATGGCGGCGACATTTCATCTGGTGACGAGTCGATTGAGACGGCTGAGCTGGATGCGGAACAGTCGGTGAGTGCGGAACCCCAGGCGTCTGCGATACTGGACGAGATATTCGATCCGCTTCAAGCAACCCAGTAG
- the urtA gene encoding urea ABC transporter substrate-binding protein, whose amino-acid sequence MKAPQGSENAKETEVPTEVAGSSRREFLGQSGRVAAGVGVAALLGNLGNYVLSYAAGGPPIKIGVLHSLSGTMAISEVSLRDVVLMAVEEINKAGGVMGRQVEAKVVDPASNWDLFAEKAKQLLLEDKVSVVFGCWTSVSRKSVLPVFEKNNGLLFYPVQYEGEECSRNVFYTGAAVNQQAAPAVEYLMSPEGGSYKKFYLLGTDYVYPRTTNKILRAMLLAKGVPAANIAEEYTPFHHQDYQTICGKIKKFAAGGGAAVISTINGDSNVPFYKEFGNQGLRAEDAPIMAFSVAEDELRGMDTSALVGHLAAWNYYQSVDTPQNKKFVANFKAYCKRNNLPDGENRVTDDPIEAAYFGVYVWKQAVEKAGAIEVDKVRAAVYNQKFLAPGGEIMMDCCNQHTHKPVLIGEILKDGQLKVIHRSKGLVKPEPWSEYTNPEKGCDWINHQGTYQKK is encoded by the coding sequence ATGAAAGCGCCACAGGGTTCTGAAAACGCGAAGGAGACGGAAGTCCCTACCGAAGTAGCCGGATCATCAAGAAGAGAATTTCTTGGACAGAGTGGGCGTGTCGCAGCAGGCGTCGGCGTGGCGGCTTTGCTGGGGAACCTGGGTAACTATGTGTTGTCCTATGCGGCCGGTGGACCACCCATTAAGATCGGTGTGTTGCACTCCTTGAGCGGTACGATGGCCATTAGCGAAGTGTCGTTGCGCGACGTCGTGCTCATGGCGGTCGAGGAAATTAATAAGGCAGGCGGAGTCATGGGGCGGCAGGTTGAGGCCAAGGTTGTCGATCCCGCTTCGAATTGGGACCTCTTTGCCGAAAAAGCCAAGCAGCTGCTCTTAGAAGATAAGGTGTCTGTGGTATTCGGCTGCTGGACGTCGGTCAGCCGAAAATCAGTGCTTCCGGTCTTTGAGAAGAACAATGGGCTCCTCTTCTATCCTGTACAATACGAAGGGGAAGAGTGCTCTCGCAACGTATTCTACACTGGGGCGGCAGTCAACCAACAGGCGGCGCCGGCGGTAGAATACTTGATGAGCCCTGAGGGAGGATCATACAAGAAGTTCTATCTCCTAGGTACCGACTACGTCTATCCACGTACGACGAACAAGATTCTGCGCGCCATGTTGTTGGCGAAGGGAGTACCTGCGGCCAACATCGCGGAAGAATACACGCCGTTCCATCACCAGGACTATCAGACCATCTGCGGTAAGATCAAGAAGTTCGCAGCAGGCGGTGGTGCTGCTGTCATCAGCACGATCAACGGCGACAGCAACGTCCCGTTCTACAAAGAATTCGGCAACCAGGGGCTTCGTGCAGAAGATGCGCCGATTATGGCCTTCAGCGTCGCCGAGGACGAGCTGCGCGGTATGGATACCAGCGCGTTGGTCGGACATTTGGCGGCGTGGAATTATTATCAGAGTGTGGATACGCCGCAGAACAAGAAGTTTGTGGCGAATTTCAAGGCCTATTGCAAGAGGAATAATCTGCCGGACGGAGAAAATCGAGTCACTGACGACCCGATTGAGGCCGCATATTTTGGCGTCTACGTATGGAAACAGGCCGTCGAGAAAGCTGGTGCCATCGAGGTCGACAAGGTCCGCGCGGCTGTGTACAACCAGAAGTTCCTGGCACCGGGCGGCGAAATCATGATGGATTGCTGCAATCAGCACACGCACAAGCCGGTGCTGATCGGAGAGATCCTGAAAGATGGCCAATTGAAGGTCATTCACCGGTCCAAGGGGTTGGTGAAGCCTGAGCCTTGGAGTGAATACACGAATCCTGAGAAGGGCTGTGACTGGATTAACCATCAAGGTACCTATCAGAAGAAATAA
- the urtB gene encoding urea ABC transporter permease subunit UrtB — protein MSLGRIRKRILVLILCTFLPLGFDLSSALAVEDGVPATSAVPPPANPIEKALIDIKSEDATVRSNAVALLIEKGDASLIPKLDAIRAEADRATRQAIKPVIDLLKNRANLTSEQSDTRRSAAADLVGTGRPEAVTWLEQAAAKEQVWWVKYTMEESAQLIQLHSQDDAVRLTAIKKLGELRSQNGLSALQELVQAGAQGEANEQQKSLAAAAEAAISQIDSWSWWASSIETLFRGISLSSILLIMSLGLAVVFGLMGVINMAHGELMMIGAYATFVTQQAFITWFSPESFDWYFPVALPVAFLAAAAFGWLLEATVIRFLYGRLLETLLATWGVSLILMQAARVYFGDLTAVIAPGALRGGAQVMVGVYLPYNRIFIIILSIICVLGIYFLLFRSNLGIRVRAVTQNRNMSSCLGIPTRKVDSYTFAFASGLAGIAGWALTMVGNVDPGLGQNYIVDAFMVVVTGGVGKLAGTIWASLGIGGLNKLIEPVSGAVYGKVFILVGVILFLQWRPQGLFAAKGRSADA, from the coding sequence ATGAGCCTAGGCCGCATCCGGAAGAGAATACTCGTACTCATTCTGTGTACCTTTCTCCCCTTAGGGTTTGACCTATCGTCGGCATTGGCAGTCGAGGACGGGGTCCCGGCAACTTCGGCGGTTCCTCCGCCGGCTAATCCGATCGAGAAAGCGCTCATCGACATAAAGAGTGAAGACGCGACTGTGCGTAGCAATGCGGTGGCGCTTCTGATCGAAAAGGGAGACGCGAGCCTTATTCCCAAATTAGATGCGATTCGTGCGGAGGCTGATCGGGCTACTAGGCAGGCCATCAAGCCGGTTATTGATCTGCTCAAGAACCGTGCGAACCTGACGAGTGAACAATCGGATACAAGACGGTCGGCCGCTGCCGATTTGGTTGGCACGGGTAGGCCGGAGGCTGTGACATGGCTTGAACAGGCAGCTGCAAAGGAGCAAGTGTGGTGGGTCAAATATACGATGGAGGAGTCTGCGCAGTTGATTCAGCTCCACTCTCAAGATGATGCCGTGCGTCTGACGGCTATTAAGAAACTGGGAGAGCTGAGAAGCCAGAACGGCCTGTCGGCGCTACAGGAATTAGTCCAGGCTGGTGCGCAGGGTGAGGCGAACGAGCAGCAGAAAAGCTTGGCAGCAGCGGCCGAGGCAGCGATCAGTCAGATTGATTCTTGGAGTTGGTGGGCAAGCTCCATTGAAACGCTGTTTCGAGGAATCAGTCTCAGTTCCATTCTGCTGATCATGTCTCTTGGGTTGGCTGTCGTTTTCGGCTTGATGGGTGTCATCAATATGGCGCATGGCGAACTGATGATGATCGGTGCATACGCCACATTCGTGACGCAACAAGCCTTTATTACATGGTTCTCTCCTGAATCGTTCGACTGGTACTTCCCTGTGGCGTTGCCCGTTGCCTTTCTTGCGGCCGCTGCATTCGGATGGCTGCTCGAGGCCACTGTGATTCGCTTTCTCTATGGGCGCCTACTCGAAACCCTCTTGGCGACATGGGGAGTCAGTTTGATCCTGATGCAAGCCGCCCGAGTATACTTCGGGGATCTGACGGCGGTCATTGCACCGGGTGCGCTTCGCGGCGGAGCCCAGGTGATGGTGGGAGTATATCTTCCCTACAATCGGATTTTTATAATCATTCTTTCAATCATCTGCGTCCTGGGGATTTACTTCCTCCTCTTCCGATCAAACTTAGGAATACGGGTGCGTGCCGTCACTCAAAACCGCAATATGAGCTCATGCCTCGGTATCCCGACCAGGAAAGTCGATTCTTATACCTTCGCATTCGCCTCGGGACTGGCGGGCATCGCGGGTTGGGCACTTACCATGGTCGGGAACGTCGATCCGGGTCTGGGCCAAAATTATATCGTCGATGCTTTCATGGTTGTAGTAACGGGAGGGGTGGGAAAACTCGCAGGGACGATCTGGGCTTCTTTGGGAATCGGCGGGCTGAACAAGCTGATCGAGCCGGTCAGCGGCGCTGTCTACGGGAAGGTATTTATTCTGGTCGGTGTGATCTTATTCCTGCAGTGGCGCCCTCAAGGCCTATTTGCAGCCAAAGGACGGAGCGCTGATGCCTGA